One Dioscorea cayenensis subsp. rotundata cultivar TDr96_F1 chromosome 17, TDr96_F1_v2_PseudoChromosome.rev07_lg8_w22 25.fasta, whole genome shotgun sequence DNA window includes the following coding sequences:
- the LOC120280820 gene encoding transcription factor MYB3R-1-like, with product MAGDKGKSAKKGEASSSAAPPDGSGNELQRQRPLHGRTTGPTRRSTKGQWTAEEDAILCKAVQRFKGKNWKKIAECFADRTDVQCLHRWQKVLNPELVKGPWSKEEDEKIIEMVNKFGAKKWSTIAQALPGRIGKQCRERWHNHLNPAINRDAWTQEEEIALIRAHQIYGNKWAELTKFLPGRTDNAIKNHWNSSVKKKLDSYLASGLLAQFQGLPLVENLPICVSSAGINQQNSEDSVFKDGADIEESSDYTHGSVLVCSQSDCEVTNTALLCEGLRLGEDVNQRAMQDFQLSEYYASIEDFTCVIPETQSSQIIASNAIEQNSLHCIGQSKSNVNQVGPEGLHNGSLQETAQTSPDAARNLDCCAEQSVEHQGSQSTLLFDSADCSADRFLETEFQQDFTTGVPFTTSNQFLDCCTASANSQSVADCCEFGSILGSHPVTSSGMLGVSYCQSLMSVISPSYICPGDGNLAHRSDSFELREVSVSNADSGFISCSYDSFAYSTCSGLSPVGSSKSKVSVYMEQCPERRTPKSNNVLSVGSTLPTVMGNASLLNENANAITTEIPDSGALFYEPPRFPSIDLPFVSCDLISSGDLQQAYSPLGIRQLMMSSMNCSTPYNLWDSPSHDDSPDAVLKNAAKSFICTPSIMKKRQRELLSPLQEKRSDKKSGTDMNRTLFCASSSSRSDFSSTDVRHNENATCRIPVNQVEAGAGPSDNKTKSSETLTKVEENLDDGLKDTKDQIDSARSKISVRDTEVKMGQCENVIGSLAKADSDAKEKKPAGILVEHDVNDRQLLSADQGGNPTKAQMDVVDVSSKRQNSKIKESMENTRSNCDFLSNSSSVVLSSVGEHRQDGCPIAAKTIHSVPSSEPRGVLVEKAAPSIELDLDNLNIFVDTPAIKRSLESPSAWKSPWFMNPLLGGQRIDTDITFEDLSYFMSPGDRSYDAYGLMRQLSEHTAAVVAEAHEILASGKSKEDVSLCKLEEGNSSKENSQTKEMVSHTLKPPNIKPEGRVLDFSGCTTTPGRGESSKTNSAGTALSISSPSSYLLKRCR from the exons ATGGCAGGTGATAAGGGGAAGAGTGCTAAGAAAGGCGAGGCTTCATCTTCTGCTGCTCCACCAGATGGCAGTGGGAATGAGCTTCAGAGACAACGGCCTCTTCATGG GAGAACCACCGGTCCAACCCGTCGTTCAACTAAGGGACAGTGGACTGCTGAAGAG GATGCTATATTGTGTAAAGCTGTCCAGCGTTTTAAGGGGAAAAATTGGAAGAAGATAG CTGAATGCTTTGCTGATAGGACTGATGTCCAGTGCTTGCATAGGTGGCAAAAGGTTTTGAATCCTGAATTGGTGAAAGGGCCCTGGTCAAAGGAG GAAGATGAGAAAATTATTGAAATGGTAAATAAATTTGGAGCAAAAAAGTGGTCAACCATAGCACAAGCACTGCCTGGTCGTATTGGAAAACAATGCCGTGAGAG gtGGCATAATCATCTCAACCCTGCTATAAACCGGGATGCATGGACTCAAGAAGAAGAGATAGCCTTGATCCGTGCTCACCAAATATATGGAAACAAATGGGCCGAATTAACCAAATTTTTGCCGGGCAG GACAGATAATGCTATAAAAAATCATTGGAACAGCTCTGTAAAGAAGAAGTTGGACTCCTATCTGGCATCTGGTCTTCTTGCACAGTTTCAAGGTCTTCCTCTTGTGGAAAATTTGCCCATATGTGTTTCTTCAGCTGGGATAAATCAACAAAACAGTGAAGATAGTGTCTTTAAAGATGGTGCAGATATTGAAGAATCTTCTGACTATACCCATGGTTCAGTCCTGGTATGTTCACAATCTGATTGTGAAGTAACAAACACAGCATTACTGTGTGAAGGATTAAGACTTGGGGAGGATGTCAACCAAAGGGCGATGCAAGATTTTCAATTGTCTGAATATTATGCTTCTATTGAGGACTTTACCTGTGTTATCCCTGAAACACAGAGTAGTCAGATTATTGCTTCAAATGCAATAGAACAGAACTCACTACATTGCATTGGGCAATCTAAAAGTAATGTCAACCAAGTAGGACCAGAGGGATTGCATAATGGCTCTTTACAAGAAACTGCCCAAACATCGCCTGATGCGGCAAGAAATTTGGATTGCTGTGCAGAACAAAGCGTTGAGCATCAAGGAAGTCAATCAACATTGCTTTTTGACTCAGCTGATTGCAGTGCTGATAGATTTCTTGAGACAGAGTTTCAGCAGGACTTTACTACCGGAGTTCCTTTTACAACTTCAAATCAATTTCTTGATTGTTGTACAGCTTCTGCAAATTCTCAATCTGTGGCAGACTGTTGTGAGTTTGGTAGTATTCTTGGTTCACACCCAGTTACTTCATCAGGCATGCTGGGAGTTTCATATTGTCAAAGTTTGATGTCTGTAATTTCGCCATCTTATATTTGTCCAGGTGATGGGAACCTGGCTCACAGAAGTGACAGCTTTGAGCTTAGAGAGGTTTCTGTCAGTAATGCAGATTCAGGGTTCATTAGTTGCTCATATGATTCCTTTGCTTATTCCACATGTTCTGGCTTATCTCCTGTTGGTAGTTCTAAATCTAAGGTTTCTGTATATATGGAACAATGCCCGGAAAGGAGAACACCAAAGTCCAATAATGTGTTATCAGTGGGCTCCACACTTCCAACTGTTATGGGCAATGCTAGTTTGTTAAATGAAAATGCCAATGCCATAACAACTGAGATCCCAGACTCAGGAGCTTTGTTTTATGAACCTCCTCGTTTTCCAAGTATAGATTTACCATTTGTTAGCTGTGATCTTATCTCATCTGGTGATCTTCAACAAGCATACAGTCCCCTTGGGATTCGACAACTAATGATGTCTTCAATGAACTGCTCTACACCATATAATCTTTGGGATTCACCTTCTCATGATGACAGCCCTGATGCTGTTCTGAAGAATGCTGCCAAAAGCTTCATATGCACACCATCAATTATGAAGAAGAGACAAAGAGAGCTATTATCCCCATTGCAGGAAAAGAGAAGTGATAAGAAATCTGGGACAGATATGAACCGGACTTTATTCTGTGCATCCTCATCAAGTAGGAGTGACTTTTCATCTACTGATGTTAGACACAATGAGAATGCTACTTGCAGAATTCCTGTTAATCAAGTAGAGGCGGGTGCAGGACCTTCAGATAACAAGACAAAGAGTTCTGAAACTTTAACCAAGGTAGAAGAAAATTTGGATGATGGTCTTAAAGATACAAAGGATCAAATTGATTCTGCACGCTCCAAAATTTCAGTTAGAGATACTGAGGTTAAGATGGGTCAGTGTGAGAATGTCATTGGTTCATTGGCCAAAGCTGATTCTGatgcaaaagagaagaaa CCTGCCGGTATTCTTGTTGAACATGATGTCAATGATCGACAATTACTTTCAGCTGATCAAGGTGGCAATCCTACGAAAGCACAGATGGATGTTGTCGATGTATCTTCTAAAAGACAAAACTCTAAAATCAAGGAGAGTATGGAAAACACGAGATctaattgtgattttttatcCAATTCTTCTTCCGTAGTATTGTCTAGTGTTGGTGAGCACAGGCAGGACGGTTGTCCCATTGCAGCTAAAACAATACATAGTGTCCCATCCTCAGAACCACGGGGGGTGTTGGTTGAGAAGGCTGCACCATCCATTGAACTTGACCTTGACAACTTGAACAT TTTTGTGGACACCCCTGCTATTAAGAGAAGTTTGGAGTCCCCCTCAGCATGGAAATCACCTTGGTTCATGAACCCTCTTCTTGGTGGACAGAGAATTGACACAGATATAACATTTGAG GATTTAAGTTACTTTATGAGCCCTGGCGATCGAAGCTATGATGCCTATGGTCTGATGAGGCAACTAAGTGAGCATACTGCTGCAGTTGTGGCCGAGGCACATGAGATACTTGCAAGTGGAAAGTCAAAGGAAGATGTTTCTCTTTGCAAGTTAGAGGAGGGAAATTCCTCAAAAGAAAATAGTCAAACAAAAGAAATGGTCAGCCATACTCTGAAACCGCCGAACATTAAG CCGGAGGGACGTGTACTGGATTTCAGCGGATGCACTACCACCCCTGGAAGGGGGGAGAGCAGCAAAACAAACAGTGCAGGAACCGCGTTGAGCATCTCAAGTCCATCCTCCTATCTCTTAAAACGTTGCCGTTAG